From Nocardioides sp. HDW12B, the proteins below share one genomic window:
- a CDS encoding solute carrier family 23 protein: MPLSWTLHNDGRTVTEGAVVRPGERLSWPRTVGLGAQHVVAMFGATFLVPVLTGFPPTATLFFSGVGTILFLVLTGNRVPSYLGSSFAFIAPITAATASGSMGNALFGVLVTGLLLAAVGAVVASTGAGWIDALMPPVVTGAIVALIGLNLSGAATSNVQAAPWTALVTLVALLVVAVVFRGLAARLSILLGVVVGYVFAAFAGAVDLAAVRDAAWVGLPDFFAPEPSWGVLPAFLPVVLVLVAENVGHVRTVAHLTDDPEVNARTGRALLADGLATTLAGAGGGSGTTTYGENIGVMAATRVYSTAAYWVAGAVAILLSLSPKFGALVNTIPAGVLGGVTVALYGLIGVVGVKIWIDNRVDFSKPVNQFTAAVALVVGIGNLTLSSGDVMVTGIALGTVAALVVFHGMTALERARGARA, from the coding sequence ATGCCGCTCTCCTGGACCCTGCACAACGACGGCCGCACGGTGACCGAGGGCGCCGTGGTCCGTCCCGGTGAACGGCTCAGCTGGCCGCGCACCGTCGGTCTCGGCGCCCAGCACGTCGTCGCGATGTTCGGCGCGACGTTCCTGGTGCCGGTGCTGACGGGCTTCCCGCCCACCGCGACGCTGTTCTTCTCCGGTGTCGGCACGATCCTGTTCCTGGTGCTCACCGGCAACCGGGTGCCGAGCTACCTGGGGTCGTCCTTCGCCTTCATCGCACCCATCACGGCCGCCACCGCGAGCGGCTCGATGGGCAACGCGCTCTTCGGGGTGCTGGTCACCGGCCTGCTGCTCGCCGCGGTCGGAGCGGTGGTCGCGAGCACGGGCGCGGGCTGGATCGACGCCCTCATGCCGCCCGTCGTCACCGGCGCAATCGTCGCCCTCATCGGGCTCAACCTCTCGGGTGCGGCGACCTCTAACGTGCAGGCAGCCCCCTGGACGGCGCTGGTCACCCTCGTCGCGCTGCTCGTCGTCGCCGTCGTGTTCCGGGGCCTGGCGGCGCGGCTGTCGATTCTGCTGGGGGTGGTCGTCGGCTACGTGTTCGCGGCGTTCGCCGGCGCCGTCGACCTAGCCGCCGTCCGCGACGCGGCGTGGGTCGGCCTGCCCGACTTCTTCGCCCCCGAGCCCAGCTGGGGCGTGCTGCCCGCGTTTCTCCCGGTCGTGCTCGTGCTCGTCGCCGAGAACGTCGGCCACGTCCGCACCGTCGCCCACCTCACCGACGACCCCGAGGTCAACGCCCGCACCGGTCGGGCGCTGCTGGCCGACGGGCTGGCCACGACCCTGGCCGGCGCGGGCGGCGGGTCCGGCACCACGACGTACGGCGAGAACATCGGCGTCATGGCGGCGACCCGGGTCTACTCGACCGCGGCGTACTGGGTGGCGGGCGCCGTGGCGATCCTCCTCAGCCTGTCGCCGAAGTTCGGCGCGCTCGTCAACACCATCCCTGCGGGCGTGCTCGGCGGCGTGACGGTGGCCCTCTACGGCCTCATCGGCGTGGTCGGCGTGAAGATCTGGATCGACAACCGGGTCGACTTCTCGAAGCCGGTCAACCAGTTCACCGCTGCCGTCGCGCTCGTCGTCGGCATCGGCAACCTGACGCTCAGCTCCGGCGACGTCATGGTCACCGGCATCGCGCTCGGCACGGTCGCCGCGCTGGTGGTCTTCCACGGCATGACCGCGCTCGAGCGTGCGCGGGGCGCTCGCGCCTGA
- a CDS encoding dihydrofolate reductase family protein: MILGPVHGPVATEDLPEHYPWPERDGRPWVRAMMSCTLDGAAAGADGLSGSISSDADGAVFSAVRRFADVVLVGGGTLAAEEYGPSKASEEDAARRAAAGQAPAPVIAVVSGSLKLPLDDDGFTASTVRPIVFTTADPDPDRLAAVRERCDVVQADGDTVDVGWVVERLAERGLWRIVCEGGPSLLRDAAAADLLDEADLTFAPLLVGSENTPRTDMLDDASRFELAHVLTEEGVLMTRYLRGGTR; this comes from the coding sequence ATGATCCTGGGGCCTGTGCACGGGCCTGTCGCGACCGAGGACCTGCCCGAGCACTACCCGTGGCCCGAACGGGATGGTCGGCCCTGGGTGCGAGCGATGATGTCGTGCACCCTCGACGGTGCCGCGGCCGGCGCGGACGGGCTCAGCGGATCGATCTCGAGCGACGCGGACGGTGCGGTCTTCTCCGCCGTACGTCGCTTCGCGGACGTCGTGCTGGTGGGCGGCGGGACGCTCGCGGCGGAGGAGTACGGACCGTCGAAGGCGTCCGAGGAGGACGCGGCTCGACGCGCGGCTGCCGGCCAGGCCCCGGCGCCGGTGATCGCGGTGGTGTCCGGCTCGCTGAAGCTGCCGCTGGACGACGACGGGTTCACCGCCTCGACGGTGCGACCGATCGTCTTCACCACCGCCGACCCCGACCCCGACCGTCTGGCGGCGGTGCGTGAGCGGTGCGACGTCGTGCAGGCCGACGGCGACACCGTCGACGTCGGCTGGGTCGTCGAGCGCCTCGCCGAACGGGGACTGTGGCGCATCGTGTGCGAGGGAGGGCCGTCGCTGCTGCGGGACGCGGCCGCCGCCGACCTGCTCGACGAGGCCGACCTGACCTTCGCGCCGCTCCTCGTCGGCTCGGAGAACACCCCCCGGACCGACATGCTCGACGACGCCTCCCGCTTCGAGCTCGCCCACGTGCTCACCGAGGAGGGCGTCCTCATGACCCGTTACCTGCGCGGTGGCACCCGGTGA
- a CDS encoding dihydropteroate synthase has product MIGLRELAALVEEHGEHLDHEVAPFVVGGTAHDTDATPLLMGVVNLSRDSWYRESVAATREAAVRRGTVLAAQGAGLVDVGAESVVDTADRVAADEQTRRLVPVIEDLAAAGVAVSVESYHPSVVRRCLEAGAVVLNLTGSVDDEEMFGLAAAHDASVVLCHIVGDNARELHDPSRNPVAQDPFPAMEEQFARRLETARSAGVTSVAIDPGLGFGFSWLPDPVDRARYQATSLLQTFRLRHLGAPICHALPAAMDVFGEEVRTAEGYFAVLAHLGRTGIYRTHEVTRVDAVLTAMRVFAAS; this is encoded by the coding sequence GTGATCGGCCTGCGGGAGCTCGCCGCCCTCGTCGAGGAGCACGGTGAGCACCTCGACCACGAGGTGGCGCCGTTCGTCGTGGGCGGCACCGCCCACGACACCGACGCCACGCCGCTGCTGATGGGCGTGGTGAACCTCTCGCGCGACTCGTGGTACCGCGAGAGCGTCGCCGCCACCCGTGAGGCGGCCGTCCGGCGCGGGACCGTGCTGGCTGCCCAGGGTGCCGGGCTCGTCGACGTCGGGGCCGAGTCGGTCGTCGACACCGCCGACCGCGTGGCGGCCGACGAGCAGACCCGTCGCCTGGTGCCGGTCATCGAGGACCTCGCCGCCGCGGGTGTCGCGGTCTCCGTCGAGAGCTACCACCCCTCGGTGGTGCGGCGCTGCCTCGAGGCCGGCGCGGTGGTGCTCAACCTCACCGGGTCCGTCGACGACGAGGAGATGTTCGGCCTCGCCGCCGCCCACGACGCGTCCGTCGTGCTGTGCCACATCGTCGGCGACAACGCGCGCGAGCTCCACGACCCCTCGCGGAACCCGGTGGCGCAGGACCCGTTCCCGGCGATGGAGGAGCAGTTCGCGCGCCGCCTCGAGACCGCCCGCTCCGCCGGTGTCACCTCGGTGGCGATCGACCCCGGCCTCGGCTTCGGCTTCTCCTGGCTGCCCGACCCGGTCGACCGGGCGCGCTACCAGGCCACCTCGCTGCTGCAGACCTTCCGCCTGCGTCACCTCGGGGCACCGATCTGCCACGCGCTGCCCGCCGCGATGGACGTCTTCGGGGAGGAGGTGCGCACCGCGGAGGGCTACTTCGCCGTGCTCGCGCACCTCGGGCGGACCGGCATCTACCGCACCCACGAGGTGACGCGCGTCGACGCAGTCCTCACCGCGATGCGGGTGTTCGCCGCGTCCTGA
- a CDS encoding TauD/TfdA family dioxygenase, giving the protein MTLLTTETLDPVGVVVRDVDLAWVDDAQVDALRVLLGQHGVVVVPEQTLDDAAFVALLERFGTLTFTTGETPLEGHPDLNVISNVGRTTPPRSSFHVDTSYVVTPPAYTALRAVTVPEQGGATQFSNQYRAFDTLPAELRKRLAGRTIRHVVTGVELGPDDESEAEHPVFRPHPVTGRTALYLTTPARCASVTGLDPIESEEVVAQLFEHSTRPANVLDHRWSPGDVVMWDNGCVMHRADHSGVVGDRVMHRGMVLG; this is encoded by the coding sequence ATGACCCTGCTGACCACCGAGACCCTCGACCCCGTCGGCGTCGTGGTCCGCGACGTCGACCTGGCGTGGGTCGACGACGCCCAGGTGGACGCCCTGCGGGTGCTCCTCGGGCAGCACGGCGTCGTGGTGGTGCCCGAGCAGACCCTCGACGACGCCGCCTTCGTGGCGCTGCTGGAGCGCTTCGGGACGCTGACCTTCACCACCGGCGAGACGCCGCTCGAGGGGCACCCGGACCTCAACGTCATCAGCAACGTGGGGCGCACGACTCCTCCGAGGAGCTCGTTCCACGTCGACACCAGCTACGTCGTGACGCCTCCGGCGTACACCGCGCTGCGCGCCGTGACCGTGCCCGAGCAGGGCGGCGCCACGCAGTTCAGCAACCAGTACCGCGCCTTCGACACCCTGCCCGCCGAGCTGCGCAAGCGGCTCGCCGGTCGCACCATCCGCCACGTCGTGACCGGCGTCGAGCTCGGGCCCGACGACGAGTCCGAGGCCGAGCACCCGGTGTTCCGCCCGCACCCGGTGACGGGCCGCACGGCGCTCTACCTGACGACGCCGGCGCGGTGCGCCTCGGTCACCGGGCTCGACCCGATCGAGTCGGAGGAGGTCGTGGCCCAGCTCTTCGAGCACTCCACCCGGCCCGCCAACGTGCTCGACCACCGGTGGAGCCCCGGCGACGTCGTGATGTGGGACAACGGCTGCGTCATGCACCGCGCCGACCACTCCGGCGTCGTCGGCGACCGCGTCATGCACCGCGGCATGGTCCTCGGCTGA
- a CDS encoding D-alanine--D-alanine ligase, translating to MPLTVLHLVGSAESELLADVSLLYARGCLDALRARALPDVLPGADAYEHVVAHVSPDGRWRFPRDLDVESVAAAPSCTLAEAVRRITALAPDVAVPQMFCRPGMTRYRALLELLEVPMLGNRAEVMAIGADKALARAVVAAGGVRVPAGVVVRPGEPVTLEGRAPQGAVVVKPVDADNSLGVTLVPDAAAPGALEAAVAEACRHSPRALVETYVELGREVRCGVVDVEGELVCMPLEEYAVDPVGKPVRDHADKLRRDDTGDLGLVAKDAEHAWIVDPDDPVVAAVHAAARAAYDALGCRHYGLFDFRVDPDGNPWFLEASLYCSYAPSSVLVVMAEAAGLPLARLFRLAVDDVLAPRPTVPPARTAPSPSAREVTP from the coding sequence GTGCCGCTGACCGTGCTGCACCTCGTCGGGTCCGCGGAGAGCGAGCTGCTGGCCGACGTCTCGCTGCTCTACGCCCGTGGCTGCCTCGACGCGCTCCGGGCGAGGGCGCTGCCGGACGTCCTGCCCGGCGCCGACGCCTACGAGCACGTGGTCGCGCACGTCTCGCCCGACGGCCGCTGGCGCTTCCCGCGCGACCTCGACGTGGAGTCGGTCGCGGCGGCGCCGAGCTGCACGCTGGCCGAGGCGGTCCGGCGCATCACCGCGCTGGCGCCCGACGTCGCCGTCCCCCAGATGTTCTGCCGCCCCGGGATGACGCGCTACCGCGCCCTGCTCGAGCTCCTCGAGGTCCCGATGCTGGGCAACCGCGCCGAGGTGATGGCGATCGGCGCCGACAAGGCGCTGGCCCGCGCCGTCGTCGCCGCCGGCGGCGTCCGGGTGCCGGCGGGGGTGGTGGTGCGTCCCGGGGAGCCGGTGACGCTCGAGGGTCGCGCGCCGCAGGGCGCCGTGGTGGTCAAGCCCGTCGACGCCGACAACTCGCTGGGCGTGACGCTCGTGCCGGACGCCGCCGCCCCCGGCGCCCTGGAGGCAGCGGTGGCCGAGGCGTGCCGCCACTCCCCGCGCGCGCTCGTCGAGACGTACGTCGAGCTCGGTCGCGAGGTGCGCTGCGGCGTCGTCGACGTCGAGGGCGAGCTGGTGTGCATGCCGCTGGAGGAGTACGCCGTCGACCCGGTCGGCAAGCCGGTGCGCGACCACGCCGACAAGCTGAGGCGCGACGACACCGGCGACCTGGGCCTGGTGGCCAAGGACGCCGAGCACGCGTGGATCGTGGACCCCGACGACCCGGTCGTCGCGGCCGTGCACGCCGCAGCGCGAGCGGCGTACGACGCCCTGGGGTGCCGTCACTACGGGCTCTTCGACTTCCGCGTCGACCCCGACGGGAACCCCTGGTTCCTCGAGGCCAGCCTCTACTGCTCCTACGCGCCGAGCAGCGTGCTCGTGGTGATGGCCGAGGCCGCGGGCCTGCCGCTCGCGCGGCTGTTCCGGCTCGCCGTCGACGACGTCCTCGCCCCTCGGCCCACCGTTCCCCCCGCCCGGACCGCCCCCTCCCCTTCCGCCCGAGAGGTGACCCCATGA
- a CDS encoding class I SAM-dependent methyltransferase has translation MSADTDLTGPLGGPAPTSSRAPVGGARPVTPVGIVADLLGSVARQVADVPGVPLEARADLARARAIAAGLEGYVEQQTSPPSAALAALEERTRAEPWEGNLEAEMLSGHVEGAFLQMLVRVSRSRQVLEVGMFTGYAALAMAEALPEGGRVVACELDPGVAALARDCFAASPVGDRVQVEVGPASETLARLAEQGETFDLVFLDADKPGYAGYLDLLLDRGLLHPEGLLCVDNTLLQGEPWSEASSPNGRAVTAFNEQLRDDPRVEQVVVPLRDGVTLARRV, from the coding sequence ATGTCGGCTGACACCGACCTGACCGGACCGCTCGGGGGTCCGGCCCCGACGTCGTCGCGCGCCCCGGTCGGCGGGGCGCGACCCGTCACCCCCGTCGGCATCGTGGCCGACCTGCTGGGCTCGGTGGCCCGGCAGGTGGCCGACGTGCCCGGCGTACCGCTCGAGGCCCGCGCCGACCTCGCCCGCGCCCGGGCGATCGCGGCCGGGCTCGAGGGGTACGTCGAGCAGCAGACCTCGCCCCCGTCGGCGGCGCTGGCCGCCCTGGAGGAGCGCACCCGTGCCGAACCCTGGGAGGGGAATCTCGAGGCCGAGATGCTGTCCGGCCACGTCGAGGGTGCGTTCCTCCAGATGCTCGTGCGGGTGAGCCGGTCCCGGCAGGTGCTGGAGGTCGGCATGTTCACCGGCTACGCCGCGCTCGCGATGGCCGAGGCGCTGCCCGAGGGCGGGCGGGTCGTGGCCTGCGAGCTGGACCCCGGCGTCGCGGCCCTCGCCCGGGACTGCTTCGCCGCTTCCCCCGTCGGCGACCGGGTGCAGGTCGAGGTCGGACCGGCGAGCGAGACGCTGGCGCGCCTGGCCGAGCAGGGCGAGACCTTCGACCTCGTGTTCCTCGACGCCGACAAGCCGGGGTACGCCGGCTACCTCGACCTCCTGCTCGACCGCGGGCTCCTGCACCCCGAGGGGTTGCTGTGCGTCGACAACACGCTGCTCCAGGGTGAGCCCTGGTCGGAGGCCTCCTCGCCCAACGGCCGCGCCGTCACCGCCTTCAACGAGCAGCTGCGCGACGACCCGCGCGTGGAGCAGGTCGTGGTGCCGCTGCGCGACGGGGTCACGCTCGCCCGGAGGGTGTGA
- a CDS encoding sedoheptulose 7-phosphate cyclase: MIEVNASHTPLASLTSSDTGFRVQAYEKIEYSLDYVADVFDPRSSELADVFSRQARCLMVVDENVFALHGDRARAYFAHHGIELTVLEVHIAETAKTLRTVEQIVDAFADFGLRRKEQVLVVGGGLTTDVAGFACAAYKRSTGYVRIPTTLIGLIDASVSIKVGANHGPHKNRLGAYHASSKVFLDFSMLRTLPIDQVRNGIAEIIKIATVSNLGIFERLEKYGEELLATAFGHADGAEHLREVAGSITYDAIRTMLELEVPNLHELDLDRVIAYGHTWSPTLELTPAPHYFHGHAISVDMAYSATLAARRGYLSPADRDRVLGLFSRLGLTVDSPWFTPELLERSTASILATRDGLLRAAVPRPIGTCHFVSDIDVDELVDTLREHKELCAALPRGGAGVDAFIALEESTVEVPAAGHGSVPAQAGVPVRDVG; encoded by the coding sequence GTGATCGAGGTGAATGCGAGCCACACCCCCCTCGCGAGCCTGACCAGCTCCGACACCGGCTTCCGCGTCCAGGCCTACGAGAAGATCGAGTACTCCCTCGACTACGTCGCCGATGTCTTCGACCCTCGCAGCAGCGAGCTGGCCGACGTCTTCTCCCGCCAGGCCCGCTGCCTGATGGTGGTCGACGAGAACGTCTTCGCGCTCCACGGCGACCGGGCCCGGGCCTACTTCGCCCACCACGGCATCGAGCTGACCGTGCTCGAGGTCCACATCGCCGAGACCGCGAAGACCCTGCGCACCGTCGAGCAGATCGTCGACGCCTTCGCCGACTTCGGCCTGCGCCGCAAGGAGCAGGTCCTGGTCGTCGGCGGCGGGCTGACCACCGACGTCGCCGGGTTCGCCTGCGCGGCCTACAAGCGCAGCACCGGTTACGTCCGCATCCCGACGACGCTCATCGGCCTCATCGACGCGAGCGTGTCGATCAAGGTCGGCGCCAACCACGGCCCGCACAAGAACCGGCTCGGCGCCTACCACGCGTCCTCGAAGGTCTTCCTCGACTTCTCGATGCTGCGCACCCTCCCGATCGACCAGGTCCGCAACGGCATCGCGGAGATCATCAAGATCGCGACGGTCAGCAACCTCGGCATCTTCGAGCGCCTCGAGAAGTACGGCGAGGAGCTGCTCGCGACCGCCTTCGGGCACGCGGACGGCGCCGAGCACCTCCGCGAGGTCGCCGGCTCGATCACCTACGACGCGATCCGCACGATGCTCGAGCTCGAGGTGCCGAACCTCCACGAGCTCGACCTCGACCGGGTCATCGCCTACGGCCACACCTGGAGCCCGACGCTGGAGCTCACGCCCGCTCCGCACTACTTCCACGGCCACGCCATCAGCGTCGACATGGCCTACTCCGCCACGCTGGCGGCCCGCCGCGGCTACCTCTCGCCGGCCGACCGCGACCGGGTGCTCGGTCTCTTCAGCCGTCTCGGCCTCACGGTGGACAGCCCGTGGTTCACCCCCGAGCTGCTCGAGCGGTCCACGGCCTCGATCCTGGCCACCCGCGACGGCCTGCTCCGTGCGGCCGTCCCGCGGCCGATCGGCACCTGCCACTTCGTCAGCGACATCGACGTCGACGAGCTGGTCGACACGCTGCGCGAGCACAAGGAGCTGTGCGCTGCCCTCCCCCGCGGCGGTGCCGGCGTCGACGCCTTCATCGCGCTCGAGGAGTCGACGGTCGAGGTGCCCGCTGCCGGGCACGGCTCGGTCCCGGCCCAGGCCGGCGTCCCGGTCCGCGATGTCGGCTGA